In Diadema setosum chromosome 2, eeDiaSeto1, whole genome shotgun sequence, the DNA window AATGAGTCAATGCAGTTGTCGCACCGAAGGCATAAAAAAGGTATCCCTAATTGAATACTACAGCATGTAAAGAGTAGGTAGGACCCCTACGTGCCAATAGACCCTATATTGCATATTTGTAATTTTAGCCTGATACCAACAGCTCTTTAAAGGTTTGGATTAAAGATACAGTCTTTGTGCTATATATTTCTTATATGACGTCAGCTGAGGAAGCACGGCTGATTGGACAGGTAGAATCACACTTAGTATCAAACTATATACCCTTTTCCCCCTAAATCATTGGCAGACATTGTTGGAGAAGAGGGCGAATGACCGGCTGGCGGGATATGACGTCATGGTAGGCGGCACGACCCTGCGACGAAAGCGACTGCTAGTGAACCCCAGCGACGTCCGACACAGGCAGAGCTTCCACCCGAGATCAGTCAACACAGTTTCAGCGACGGCGACAGCACCTGATCCGACCTTCCTGTCGCTGTCATCGTCCGCGCCGCCGATATCCCCATCAGCGAGCGGGCCCCAGGCAAACATATCGCACCTACCGTCCGCCCTCGTCCCGCAGCAGCACAACCAGCCGACGTCGTCGACGCAGTCGCAGTCCCAGAGGCAACACGTGACAccgcaacagcaacagcaacagcgtCAACACGGAGCCCAGCAACAACCGCCACAGTCACGCGCCAAACAACAATTAGCAGTGCCAACCGTGACGAAGAATGCCAACGAGCGGCAGGACTCGCCGTCGACGTTAACCGCGCCGTCGGGGAGTTCACTCCTGGAGACCGACAGCGGCGACGTCATTTTCAGCAAACTGATCGCCAGCCAGATGGCGAAGATAAAGGAAGGCCGAAAGAAGGAACAGCTGAAAATCAGCCTGATGCAGCAGATCGTCGAGGCCATGTTTGACGACACCAGTGGTTAGGGGTTATCAGAGATGCAGTAGAGACACACCTTTACCTATGAATGGTGACGTGGATCCTAGTCAAGTGATTGGCTGAGAACTATCACGTCTTTTATCTTGCCTGAAGGCGCAACTTTACTTTTTACAGAGCGATAGTACATGAGAGAAACCAAGCCCCAAATATAATTAATGTGGActaagtgaaagcagcaatattagctgaacacatcagtgaaattttgggaaaatcggacaatcgattcaaaagttattaattttgtaaagttttggtagCGTCATCGATGAATAAGGAGACATCGATGAATAAGAAGAATAAGGAAAatatttcatgacgtcattagGAACAACAAGTTAggggaaaatgtaaaaaaaaacaaacaaacatattttcacttttctaccgTGATGAACGAGCACTTGGCTTACTTATTTCAGGAAGTACAGGAAAATATACCCTCAACACATGTCAGTATAAACATGTTGATAGGATGTGTACTCTTCATGAAAAATTGCGTTCTGTGGCATTCTCTTTGTAGTTTTTCTTTATAATGATgttcataatgacgtcatgaagtgtagttagtctccttatccagcgatAACTGCAtggaaactttaaaaattcataacttttgaattggCTGTTcgcttttcctcaaactttcactgatgtgttctactaacattgcttctttcattcaatccacctttgggttttggtttcctttaatgacCGTTACTAACACCGCTCGTCTTGAGCTCGGCTGTATTGTTTGCGTGTACAATTGCATTGTACTTGTTTGCGTGCGGTCGAGTTAGCCTGAACCGGGTGCTGGCCTGGTAATCTTGCTAAAATAGCTGTCTTGGAATTCAAGTCATGTgaccattttataaaacaaataacgcACATTACTTGGTCGAACGTTGACAAAATCATCTACCCTCCATAACTTCTAAATAGtcatttagaaaaaaaggaACACAATCGTCTTTGCCTCATGACGTTCccactgttccaaagttaataTCGGATGGATAATTTCTACTAACGCTCTGTGAATGTTTAAAATGTTAAAtgcatcatacattgtatattggtACAGTGTACTTGACTTGCTTGACCAGAGCTAGAAGTATCATGTATAGTTAGTGTTAATAACAGCAACCAATTATATCTAGGCAAAAGAAGAATAATTGTACCAtcagagtgtttttttttctttttctttttttttaggtcagAGCAACTCTCTTtctcctgtaaaaaaaaaagtgctaaatAAAGAGCAAAacagaattatatatatatatatataaaatagatacgatcacaaacaaaataacgATGCGTTTTGATCACCTATCATGAATTGCTCACCAGCGTTCTTTCACATCTTCTCATGTAACGGGGGAAAGTATAAACTTAATACGACCTTTTCCACGCCCACATCAATGTGACGAAACCAAtcatattattgtattattgtatTCTGCATTTCTTCCCTTTTTGCATGATCAACGGCACTAGACCTGTACAATGGCTATAATATTCATGTTCTTCCTCGGATCCTAGCCTCGTCAAATTCAAATGCTAGCACAATGTAACACAATGTCATGGACAAGGGTTCATgagaacaaagaaataaatgtgTACAGATTTGGACTTCGTCATACACAGTTAAGGTTCTCTTGTAAACAATTGCGAATGATACAGtgttaaattatcatttgtatatatatatacatatatatatatatatatatatatatatatatgtgtgtgtgtgtgtgtgtgtgtgtgtgtgtgtgtgtgtgtcaatgagTAAAGATGAAATAGATATTTGTAATATGGGTATATAGGTATCTTATTAACCTAAATTTGTTTACTGTAGAAGCAGGCGGAAACGCGCAGCCCTCTTGTGTACAACCATTAAGACTGGTAAGTTTTGGGTCACGAATTGCTGGCAATATCAGTATCGCAGTTCGCGGTACTCAAGAGTCTGTTTCGATGAGATCCCGCCCTTTTTGTTTcacaccgtttttttttttaatcgctgctctgcaaaataaacattaaaatgGAAGCTAGAGGCGAAGGCGGATGTACAATCCTCGAGGATTATGAATAAGTTTAGttgatgcaaaaacaaaaacccacttAATTGGATACTATGGGTATAAGTACgcat includes these proteins:
- the LOC140238146 gene encoding uncharacterized protein, which gives rise to MDEIKSECVEIVPELHEVHDLTSVAVNTVSSPQQERNEREMVIRFIEMVKQCPGIWDVSSEAYRNKLIRRRSFRRIGEELGWSFDDVVKKYNNLRTYYSKEIIKEKKSVGYKSKWPYFNQLDTFMRQTVHMRMKPGMRARMTLLEKRANDRLAGYDVMVGGTTLRRKRLLVNPSDVRHRQSFHPRSVNTVSATATAPDPTFLSLSSSAPPISPSASGPQANISHLPSALVPQQHNQPTSSTQSQSQRQHVTPQQQQQQRQHGAQQQPPQSRAKQQLAVPTVTKNANERQDSPSTLTAPSGSSLLETDSGDVIFSKLIASQMAKIKEGRKKEQLKISLMQQIVEAMFDDTSG